From the Candidatus Cloacimonadota bacterium genome, one window contains:
- a CDS encoding LptF/LptG family permease has protein sequence MRILDKYILREYIKIFLIIVFAFSVLFLVIDVSDRLPRLLRKDAQMNDLIIYFLLRIPYLIILTSPVMVLLSGLFLMDSLSKFNESIAIRAAGISIFRMVTPLIWYGFIFSIVVMILGETVLPKAEEYRQFVYTEKIKNMKVEDKKLRSNIHYLGSDNNLYYIGFFDGYRNLLRTIDITTYEPGTGMVKKKITAADAKWKDDKWHFKNCNIRYYSQGVLDSLQFFNSTVIKEVDVTPVDFIKSAKKPMSMNFFELRNYIGRLKKVGEKFTKEMTELNLKVSFPFANLIILLFSVPLVSTSSRSRSRGLVFGMGLLVCFLYLSALRICQSLGYNGVLSPLMAAWFPNLIFAIIGIYFVIKAEV, from the coding sequence ATGAGAATTCTAGATAAATACATTCTACGTGAATACATAAAAATATTTTTGATCATTGTTTTCGCTTTTTCAGTACTTTTTCTGGTAATCGATGTTTCTGACAGATTACCAAGATTACTGCGTAAAGATGCTCAAATGAATGATCTAATCATCTATTTTTTACTTCGAATTCCTTATCTGATCATCTTAACTTCTCCAGTAATGGTTTTACTTTCCGGTTTATTCCTGATGGATTCTCTATCAAAATTTAATGAATCTATAGCAATTCGTGCTGCTGGCATCAGTATTTTTAGAATGGTAACTCCGCTCATCTGGTATGGTTTTATCTTCAGTATTGTCGTAATGATCTTGGGAGAGACTGTACTGCCAAAAGCAGAAGAATACAGGCAGTTCGTTTATACCGAGAAAATCAAGAATATGAAGGTGGAAGACAAAAAATTACGATCAAATATTCATTACTTAGGATCGGATAACAATTTATATTATATAGGTTTTTTCGATGGCTATCGTAATCTTTTGAGAACAATAGATATAACAACTTATGAACCTGGAACAGGAATGGTAAAGAAGAAGATTACTGCAGCCGACGCAAAATGGAAAGATGATAAATGGCATTTTAAAAATTGTAATATAAGATATTATTCACAAGGAGTTTTGGATAGTCTGCAATTCTTCAATTCAACTGTGATTAAGGAAGTTGATGTAACTCCTGTGGACTTTATAAAAAGTGCTAAGAAACCAATGTCGATGAATTTCTTTGAGCTACGAAATTATATCGGTAGGTTAAAGAAAGTTGGTGAGAAATTCACAAAAGAAATGACGGAATTGAATTTAAAGGTATCATTTCCTTTTGCAAACCTGATAATATTGCTTTTCAGTGTACCACTGGTTTCCACTTCTTCTCGTAGTCGCAGTAGAGGGTTGGTTTTTGGAATGGGATTATTGGTTTGTTTCTTATATTTATCTGCCCTCAGGATTTGTCAGAGCCTGGGTTATAATGGTGTTTTATCACCTTTGATGGCAGCCTGGTTTCCGAATTTGATTTTCGCAATCATTGGTATTTATTTTGTGATAAAAGCCGAGGTGTGA
- a CDS encoding glycosyltransferase family 4 protein translates to MKIGMILDEAFPPDPRVENEAVSLVNAGHEVFLFCLDYSHSQLQDEMIAGFRVIRKRLPRYLYRFSALAYTIPFYHYYLKNSIDKFLRSNHIQTIHIHDIRISRAVFWVNKKLNLPIILDLHENRPEIMKFYKHVNSFWGKLLIHPSKWKKYEKKYIKAADRVIVVTNEAKEYYLSSINSIYSNKIIVVPNTIRTSFYKKYSIDKTIMKKYKSFYSILYIGDTGLRRGLLTVFKALKYLIPKIPNIKIVVVGKSKEDNILRNFIRIHRYGDYIELAGWQDSKLLPSYILSSFIGICPLHRNIHHDTTYANKIFQYLVFGKPIVVSDCIAQKTFVQKHNCGLVFKDRDEKNFADKVIAVYENKNLYQDMSQNGKDIVRNSFNWGKTAKPLIELYEQIL, encoded by the coding sequence GCAGTTTCGCTGGTAAATGCAGGTCATGAAGTGTTTTTATTTTGTCTTGATTACTCACATTCTCAGTTACAAGATGAAATGATAGCTGGATTTAGAGTAATAAGGAAAAGGTTGCCAAGATATCTGTATCGCTTTTCTGCTTTAGCTTATACGATTCCTTTTTATCATTATTATTTAAAAAATAGTATTGATAAATTTCTGCGTTCAAATCACATTCAAACTATTCATATTCACGATATTCGGATTTCCAGAGCTGTTTTCTGGGTAAATAAAAAATTGAATTTACCAATTATTCTCGATCTCCATGAAAATCGACCCGAAATCATGAAGTTTTATAAACATGTTAATTCTTTTTGGGGTAAACTTTTAATTCACCCATCCAAATGGAAAAAATATGAGAAAAAGTACATCAAAGCAGCTGACCGAGTAATAGTAGTAACCAACGAAGCTAAAGAATATTATTTATCTTCGATAAACAGTATTTATTCCAATAAAATTATTGTTGTTCCAAATACTATCAGGACAAGTTTCTATAAAAAATATTCAATAGATAAAACTATAATGAAGAAATACAAATCTTTCTATTCTATTTTGTACATTGGTGATACAGGTTTACGCAGAGGTCTTCTTACAGTTTTCAAAGCCCTTAAGTATTTGATTCCCAAAATTCCTAATATTAAAATTGTTGTTGTTGGAAAAAGTAAAGAAGATAATATTTTAAGAAATTTTATTAGAATTCATCGATATGGTGATTATATTGAACTTGCAGGATGGCAAGATTCAAAACTTCTACCATCATATATTTTATCATCTTTTATTGGTATTTGCCCTCTCCATCGTAATATCCATCATGATACGACTTATGCTAACAAAATATTTCAGTATCTTGTTTTTGGAAAGCCTATTGTAGTAAGTGATTGTATTGCTCAAAAAACATTTGTTCAAAAACATAATTGCGGATTAGTTTTTAAAGATAGAGATGAAAAGAATTTTGCTGATAAAGTGATAGCTGTATATGAAAATAAAAATCTTTATCAAGACATGAGTCAGAATGGAAAAGATATCGTAAGAAATTCCTTTAATTGGGGAAAAACGGCAAAACCTTTAATAGAATTGTATGAACAAATACTATGA
- a CDS encoding class I SAM-dependent methyltransferase, with translation MNFNEKYSRTHHKRFEKSLNFLLKHEPPPKRILDLGSINPLSHLMQQEGYDVLNTPAGIDLDLNCEILQNYDYDLFTAFEIFEHLVNPFSILKAIKSEKMILSVPLKLWFAKSYWSDTNPYDRHYHEFEPRQLEMLLRKADWKILQQEKWVSVSNKIGIRPLLRRLTFRHMIVYCEKMRNGSTK, from the coding sequence ATGAATTTTAATGAAAAATACAGTAGAACACATCACAAGAGATTTGAAAAGAGCCTGAATTTCCTGCTAAAACATGAACCTCCTCCAAAGCGGATATTGGATCTTGGCAGTATTAATCCATTGTCACATTTAATGCAACAAGAAGGATATGATGTACTAAACACACCTGCCGGTATTGATCTTGATCTGAATTGTGAAATTCTGCAAAACTACGATTATGATCTATTTACAGCTTTTGAAATTTTCGAACATTTAGTAAATCCGTTCAGTATTCTAAAAGCTATTAAGTCAGAAAAAATGATTCTGTCTGTACCACTAAAATTGTGGTTTGCCAAATCATATTGGAGTGATACAAATCCTTATGATAGACACTATCATGAATTTGAACCGCGTCAATTAGAAATGCTTTTGCGAAAGGCAGACTGGAAAATCTTGCAACAGGAAAAATGGGTTAGTGTAAGCAATAAAATCGGTATCAGACCACTTTTAAGAAGATTGACTTTCCGACATATGATTGTTTATTGTGAAAAAATGAGAAATGGAAGTACAAAATGA